GTTCGGGCCGGCGGCGCAGGCGGCTAGTGCCAGTGCCGAGGCGGTGATCAGGAAATTGCGCATGATAGCGTCCTTTGATTTCTCTGCCCTCACCCTTCCCACCGCTTCGCGGCGGGCCCCTTCCCTCTCCCATCGGGAGAGGGAGGGAGGCGCGGAGCGCCGGAAGGATGAGGGCAGCATCGGTTACTCAGCCGGCTGCAGCACGGGTTCGGCGTGTCCGCCCGATCCACGCCGCCTGCGCGCGAGACGCTGTCCAAGCCCGCGGCAGACGACGTAGAAGGTCGGGGTGAAGAGCAGGCCGAACGCGGTCACGCCCATCATTCCGAAGAACACCGCAGTGCCGAGCGCCTGGCGGAGCTCGGCCCCTGCCCCGCTTGCGATCAGGAGCGGCACGGCGCCGAGGATGAACGCGAACGAGGTCATCAGGATCGGCCGCAGGCGATCGCGCGCGGCACGCACCGCGGCTTCGACCGGCGACAGGCCATCCTCTTCCTCGGCCTGCTTGGCGAACTCGACCACGAGGATCGCGTTCTTGGCAGCCAGCGCGATCAGCACGACGAGGCCGATCTGGGTGAGGACGTTGTTGTCCATTCCCCGCAGGTTCACGCCGGCCATCGCCGCGAGCAGGCACATCGGCACGATCAGGATGATCGCGAGCGGCATCGTCAGGCTCTCATATTGCGCCGCGAGCACGAGGAAGACGAACAGCACCGCCAGCCCGAACACGAGACCTGCCGTGCTTCCCGCCATCTTCTGCTGGAAGGCGATGCCGGTCCATTCGGCGCTGTAGCCGGCGGGCAGCTCGCTCGCGATCTTCTCCATCGTGTCGAGCGACGCTCCCGAGCTGTAGCCCGGCGCGGTGTCGCCATCGACTTCGACCGCGGGGAACAGATTGTAGCGCGTCACGCGATACGGCCCGGTCTTGTTCTCGAAGGTCGAGACCGACCCGATCGGCACCATCTGGCCCGAGTTCGAGCGAGTCTTGAGGTTGGCGATGTCCGCCTCGGTTGCGCGGAACGGCGTGTCGGCCTGCGCGGTGACGCGATAGGTGCGACCGAGCATGTTGAAGTCGTTGACGAAGGCCGAGCCGAGATAGACGTTGAGCGCCTCGAACACGCGTTCGGGTGGCACGCCGAGCATGTCGGCCTTGCGCCGGTCGATATCGGCGAAAACGCGCGGGGTGGCGGTGTTGAAGAAGGTGTAGATCTGCTGGAGGCCCGGGGTCTGGTTGGCCTGGCCGATCAGCCCGTACGCGGTCTTTCCGAGCGCTTCATAGCCGTGCTCGGCGCGGTCCTGGACCATCATCCGATAGCCGCCGGCCGAGCCGATGCCCTGGATGAGCGGCGGCGGCACCACGAGCAGCATCGCCTCGTTGATGTCGGCGGTGCGTTTCCGCGCCTCGTTCATGATCCCGGCATAGCTGACGCCGAGCTTCGCGCGCTCCTCGAACGACAGCAGCGGGACATAGGCAGCGGCCGAGTTCGGCGCGAGCGTCTGGGACGGACCGTCGAAGCCCGCAAGCATCACCGAACCCTTGACGCCCGGGATCGGCAGGATGCGCGCAACGACCTTGCGCATCACCTCATCGGTGCGTTCGAGCGACGAGCCCGGCGGCAGCTGGATCACGGTGAGGAAATAGCCCTGGTCCTGCGCCGGGATGAAGCCGACCGGCGTCACCCAGAACATGCCCACCGTGGCAGCGATCAGGCCGACATAAGTGACCATCATCCGCTTGGGACGCGTCACCAGCTTGCGCGTCAGGCTGGCATAGCCGTTGCTCATCCGCTCGAAGCCGCGGTTGAACCAGTCGGCGCCACGCTGGGTGACCCGACCGATCCTCCCCCTGGGCTCGCCTTCATGGCCGCGCAGCAGCAGCGCCGCGAGCGCAGGAGAGAGCGTGAGCGAGACAAGCAGCGAGATCGCGGTTGCGGCCGAGATCGTCACGGCGAACTGCTTGTAGAAGGCGCCCGACAGACCGTTGAGGAACAAGGTCGGCAGGAACACCGCGAGCAGCACCAGCACGATTGCGACCAGCGCGCCCGACACTTCGTCCATCGAGGTCTGCGCCGCCTTGAGCGGAGTCATCCCCCGCGCGAGATTACGCTCGACATTCTCGACCACGACGATCGCGTCATCGACGACGATACCGATCGCCAACACCAGGCCGAACAGCGAGAGGTTGTTGAGTGAGTAACCGAGCGGCAGCAGCACTGCCATCGTGCCGATCAGCGAGACCGGGATCGCGACCACCGGAATGATCGCCGCACGCCACTTCTGCAGGAAGACGATCACGACGAGCACGACGAGCAGGATCGCCTCGCCCAGCGTGTGATAGACGGCGTCGATCGACTGGGCGATGAACTCGGTCGGGTTGTAGATGACGCGATATTCGAGACCCTTGGGGAAGGTCTTCGACATCGTCTCGAGCTCGTGCTCGATGGCCTGCGCCGAGGCGAGCGCGTTCGAGCCCGGGCGCTGGAACACGCCGAGGATCACGGTGGGCTGGTTCGAGAGATAGGTGTTGGAGGAATAATCCGCGGCACCGAGCTCAACGCGCGCGACGTCGCTGACGCGGACTTGGCGGCCATCGGCGTCCGAGCGGATCACGACCTGGCCGAATTCGCTGGGGTCCTTGAGGCGGCCCTGGGTCTCGATATTGACCTGATAGGCATTGCCCGCCGGCGTGGAGCCCGGCTGTCCGAGCGTGCCCGCGGCGACCTGGATGTTCTGCGCGCGCAGTGCCGAGACGATGTCGCCTGCAGTGAGATTGAGCGCGGCGGCGCGGCCCGGATCGATCCAGATCCGCATCGCATAATCGCGCGCGCCGAACATCCGCACGTCGCCCACGCCTTCGATACGCGCGAGGCGATCCTTGACCTGGGTGAGCGCGTAGTTCGAGATGAAGCTACGATCGACCGAATTGTCGGGCGAGATAAGGTTGACCACCATCAGGAAGTCCGGAGTGGTCTTGCGCGTCACCACGCCGAGCCGCTGGACTTCCTGTGGCAGGCGCGGCGTTGCGACCGCGACGCGGTTCTGCACCAGCACCTGTGCGTTATCGAGATCGGTGCCCGACTTGAACGTCACCGTGATCGTGACATTGCCGTCGCCGGTCGATTGCGACGACTGGTAGAGCATGTCGTCGACGCCGTTGATCTCCTGCTCGATCGGCGCGGCGACGGTCTCGGCGACGGTCTCGGCCGAGGCGCCGGGATAGGAGGCGCTGACCGTCACCGTCGGCGGGACGATGTCGGGATATTGCGAAATGGGAAGCGCGAGATAGGCGATCGCGCCGATGATCGTGATGACCACCGATATGACCGCCGCAAAGATCGGGCGCGTGATGAAGAAACGCGAGAGGCGCATGGGCCTACTCCTCGCTGGAGGGATGCGAATTCCCGCTCGGGCTAGGCTTGTCGAAGACCGGCCACGTGCGACGTGCGCGTAGCGGGCCGCCCTTCGACAAGCTCAGGGCGAACGGGTGGTTTGGGTCCTGCCGCCGGGCCATTGGGGACCGCCCGGCGGCAGGTCGGTCAGCGGGCGAAGGTTGCTTCGCCCGTGACCGGAGCCGAGATGACCGGAGTCTCCGCCGCCTTGAGCGGCTCGACCTTGCCCTGTCGGATCTGAACCTTGACGCCGGGCTGCTGGACCAGCTGGGCCCCGGCGATGACGACGCGGTCCTGCGGGGTGAGCCCGGTGCGGATGACGCGCAGGCCGTTGACGACGGGCCCGACCTGGACCTGCCGCGGCTCAAGCGTGCCCTGCTTGCCGACCACCATCACGATTTTCCGCGCCTGATCGGTGCTGACCGCGACATCAGGGACCATCAGCGCGCTGGAGGTGCCGCCGGCCGAGAGCCGCATGTTGCCGAACATGCCCGGGGTGAGGAACATCCCCGGATTGGTCAGCACCGCGCGGCCGCGCATCGTCCCCGACTTGGGATCGAGCCCGTTGTCGGTGAAGTCGAGCCTGCCCTTCCAGCGATAGTCGGGCTCGTCCTGCAGACGGATCTCGACGGGAGACTCGGCGCCACCCGCCTCTGCCGCGCGCTTGGCCTTGAGGAACAACGCCTCCGACCCGTCGAAGCTGAAATAGATCGGATCGAGCGAATTGATCGTGGTGAGCAGCGAACTGCCTGCCCCTTCCCCGGCCGCGACCAGATTGCCGGCATCGACCTTGCGGTCCGAGATGCGGCCGGCGATCGGAGCGCGGACCTGGGTGAACTCGACATCGAGCGAACGGGCACGGACCCGGGCCTGCGCAGCGGCGACTGACGCGCGGGCTGCGCGGACGCGGGCCTGGAGCCGCTCGACATCGCTCTTCGATACCGCTTCCACGGCGACCAGCCGCTCGGCGCGGCCCAGATCGGATTCGGCGAGCGCGAGGTCGCTTTGCGCGGTCGCGACACCGGCGCGGGCCTCTGCCAGCGCCGCGGCGAACGGGCGGCTGTCGAGCGAAAAGAGCAACTGGCCCTTCTGGACAATCGCGCCATCGGTGAAGTGGATGCCGACGACCTGCCCCGAGACGCGCGGACGCACCTCGACGCTGCGGCTCGCTTCGAAGCGGCCGACATAATCATCCCATTCATTGACCTGGCGGACCAGGGGCTGGGCGACGGTGACGGTGGGCGGCGGCGGCGCGGCGATCGCGGGCGCCTGACGGTTGGCGAGGCCGAGCCCGCCGGCAACCAGGACGATCGGCAGCGCGACGAACGCGCCCTTGTGCCAGAGCGGCCGGCGCTTAGGGCTCGGGCCGGGCGGCGCCTGATCGGGCTCGACCGCATCGATACGCGTGATCATGTTCATTAGCGATTTCCCTGATTGAGGGCTGCCCGGCCCCGGCTGATGCTGGCGAGCAGCGTTTCATATTGTTCGGTGGTGAAGCCGACTTCGTGGAAGGCGCGGATCGCGGCGCGCGGCACGGTGTAGCCCTTGTGCCACGCATGAACCGCCAGACGGCGAAGCGCCTCGAGCCGCGAGTCGGCGAGCTCGGGATTGGGCCGCTGGCCGCCGAACACCATGGTCAGCGCGGTGGCGAGCTTGCCCGGCTTGTGGAGCGAAGAAAGGCGATCGTTCTGGGCGATCGCGACGACTTGCCATTCCAGCGCGGAGAAGCCGGTGTGGGTGCGCGGCGCGGTGGCGACGACGTCGGCGGGCGCCGTGATCGGGCTGCCTTCGAGCGCGCTGAAATTGAGATAGGCCATGATAGTCTCCCTTCTGGCCGGCGGCGGACGTGCCGCTCCCCTGCCCGCGGCGCATCGGCCACGGGATCACCGGCGATTGTTTGTCGCGAAGGCGCAGGTCTTCCTCGCCCGAGCGATGCTCGCGCGGCAGGATGGCCAAGCCTCAAAATGTGGATCGACGCGCGGGGCGCCGATGGTTCAGGCCGTGGCCCGTTCTCGTTTGCTTGCGAGCTGACGCATAGGCGGCTCCTTCGTCTGGTCCCGGTTGCGAAGGTGACTTCTCACTTCCATACCGACTGGTATAGAAATCGCGCTGCGGTGCGTCAAGGGCTTTCTATACTGGGCGGTATTTTTATTGTCGAGGGGAGAAATGTGAGGCCGAACCCTCTCCATTCTGGATGCCATAGCCCTCCCCCTTGATGGGGGAGGGTTGGGTGGGGGTGACCTCTCCGCTAGGCTGCGCGCTGTGAAGCGGGTTCCACCTCTCGGCAGTACGGCCCGCGCACGCGCCGCCCGCAAGCAACCAACCGACGCAGAACAGGCACTATGGACGCTGCTCCGTAGGGGCTTCCCAGACCCCCACTTCCGTCGCGAGGTCAATTTCCGCCAGTATCGCGCCGATTTTGCCAGCCATCGCGAGAAGTTGGTGATCGAAGCGGATGGCGGACAACATAGCCCGGAAACCGATGCCGACCGAACCGCGACTATCGAAGCCGATGGCTATCGCGTGCTGCGGTTCTGGAACAACGATATCCTCGCCAACCCCGAAGGGGTCGCAGAAACGATAGCGCTCAGCTTGCGACACGGTCACCCTCATCCTCCAACGCGCCGATGCGCGCGGGCCCCTCCTTCTCCCATCAAGGGAGAAGGGTTATTTGACGCAATCGCTAACGCTTCACTTCGTCGGCCAGACCGCGAGGCTGGTTTCGACGAGCCGTTCGAGCTCTTCGTGGCTCGCCCCTGCCCCAGCCTGGAGCGACAGCCCCTGGAGCAGTGCGCCGAGATAGCCGGCGAGATCCTCGGCAGTCATATGCTCGGGAAGCTCGCCATCCGCCTTGGCCTTGTCGAAGCGCGCGATCAGCGCGTCCATCGACGATTTGCGACGAGTGATGACTTCTTCGCGGATCGACTCGGCCTCTACACCGCAAGCGACCGAGCTGATCACGCGCAGGCAGCCGCGGGGTTCGCAATCGCTGGCCTGCATCGCCAGCGCGCCGCGCAGCAACCGGTCGGCGACGCCGCGCGCGGTCGGCGCGTCGAGCGCCTGCGACATGTAGCAGAGCTTCTCGCGCTCGTAGAGGTCGAGTGCCTTGCGGAACAGCGCCTCCTTGTTGCCGAACGCGGCATAGAGGCTAGGGCGCGTGATCCCCATCGCATCGGTCAGGTCGGTGAGCGAGGCGCCTTCATATCCCTTGCTCCAGAACACGCGAAGTGCCTGGGCGAGCGCCTCATCGACGCAGAATTCGCGCGGGCGTCCTTTGGGAGCATTGCAGATCGCTAGTTTCATAATGATCGGTATATAATCACAAAGTGTGGAAAAATCACTAGTATTAACGCGTAGGCGGACAATGAGGCCCAACCGTGGCCGCACAAAGAGGGTTGCCCGTGCGATTATGCAACCTTATGCACTGTTCGTTCGAACGAACGAAGGCGGTGAATGGTCTCTGCAACGCTCCTCGACACGGCGATCGACCAGTTCGGCCGGCTGGGCTTCGAAGGCGCCAGCACGCGCGAGATCGCCCGCGCCTCGGGCACCGCGATGTCGTCGATCACCTACCATTTCGGCGGGAAACACGGGCTGTACCTCGCCGCGGCCGAGCATATCGCGGCTTCGATTCGCACCCTGCAGGGAGAGACCGTCGCGCGGGCCGTGGCCGAAGGGCTGGAATCGGACGCGGCCGCCACGCAAGCGCTTGCGACGATCCTCGACAGCCTTGCCGAGATGATGCTGCGGCCGGAGACCGAGGCGTGGTCGCGGATCATCATCCGCGAGCAGCAATTCCCGACCGAGGCGTTCGACATCCTGTTTTCGAAGGCGATGCAGCCGATCCTCGACGCGTTCGTCGCGCTGATCGGGCGGGCGCGCGCCGACCTCGATCGCAAGGGCGCGGTGGCGATGGCAATCCTGTTGTTCGGTCAGGCGATGGTGCTGCGATCCGGGCGTGCCGCGGTGTGTCGCGCGCTCGGTGTGGGCCAGATCGACGACGCGACGGCCATGCTGCTGCGCGACCGCCTGCGCGCCAATGTGCTCTGCATCCTTTCGGAGAAGCCGCAATGAACCGACGCCGCCTGATCGTGCTTGCCCTGGTGGTGGCGCTTGCCGTGGCGGCGTTCGCGACGCGCGGCTTCGGGCTGCTGCCGGCTCGGCCCGATACCGAGCTCAGCCTGTTCGGCAATGTCGATATCCGCGAAGTCGATATGGGCTTTCGTGTCGGCGGGCGGATCGCCGGGATCGGCGTCGATGAAGGCGCCAGGGTGAGGCAGGGCCAGTTGCTCGCGACGCTCGACACCGCGACGATCGACAGCCGGATCGCCGAGTCCGACGCACGCGTGGCCCAGGCCCAGGCCAATTACGACAAGGCACGCAACGGCGCGCGGGTGCAGGATGTCGGTCAGGCACGCGCGCGGGTCGCGGCGGCGCAGGCGGTCTATGACAATACCCAGCGCGATTTTGTCCGGCGTCAGGCGCTGGTCGAGCCCGGCGCGATCAGCCGCGACCTCTGGGAGCAAACCCGCAGCGAGCGCGACCGCGCGGCCGCCCAACTTGCCGAGGCGCGGCAGGGGCTGTCGTTGTTGCGGGCGGGTACACGGCCCGAGGACGTCGCCGCGGCAGCCGCCGAGCTCAAATCCGCCCAAGCAGCGCGCGCAAGCGTCGGCACCGACCAATCGGACACCCGGCTCGTCGCGGCAACCGCGGGCACCGTGGTGACGCGCGCGCGAGAGCCCGGTGCGATCGTCCAGCCGGGCGAGACCGTGCTCACCTTGTCGATCGACCGGCCGATGCGGGTGCGCGCCTATGTCGCCGAGACCGATCTCAGCCGAGTCAGCCCGGGCATGAAGGTGCAGGTCAAGGCCGACGGCAATGCCAAGGCGTATCGCGGCACGATCGGCTACATCGCCCCCCGCGCCGAATTCACTCCCAAGTCGGTCGAGACCGAGAACCTGCGCACCGATCTCGTCTATCAGGTCCGTGTGATCGTCGATGATCCCGACGACGCGCTCCGCCAGGGCCAGCCAGTGACGATCGCGGT
This genomic stretch from Sphingomonas sp. LM7 harbors:
- a CDS encoding TetR/AcrR family transcriptional regulator, whose protein sequence is MKLAICNAPKGRPREFCVDEALAQALRVFWSKGYEGASLTDLTDAMGITRPSLYAAFGNKEALFRKALDLYEREKLCYMSQALDAPTARGVADRLLRGALAMQASDCEPRGCLRVISSVACGVEAESIREEVITRRKSSMDALIARFDKAKADGELPEHMTAEDLAGYLGALLQGLSLQAGAGASHEELERLVETSLAVWPTK
- a CDS encoding CerR family C-terminal domain-containing protein; this encodes MVSATLLDTAIDQFGRLGFEGASTREIARASGTAMSSITYHFGGKHGLYLAAAEHIAASIRTLQGETVARAVAEGLESDAAATQALATILDSLAEMMLRPETEAWSRIIIREQQFPTEAFDILFSKAMQPILDAFVALIGRARADLDRKGAVAMAILLFGQAMVLRSGRAAVCRALGVGQIDDATAMLLRDRLRANVLCILSEKPQ
- a CDS encoding efflux RND transporter permease subunit; amino-acid sequence: MRLSRFFITRPIFAAVISVVITIIGAIAYLALPISQYPDIVPPTVTVSASYPGASAETVAETVAAPIEQEINGVDDMLYQSSQSTGDGNVTITVTFKSGTDLDNAQVLVQNRVAVATPRLPQEVQRLGVVTRKTTPDFLMVVNLISPDNSVDRSFISNYALTQVKDRLARIEGVGDVRMFGARDYAMRIWIDPGRAAALNLTAGDIVSALRAQNIQVAAGTLGQPGSTPAGNAYQVNIETQGRLKDPSEFGQVVIRSDADGRQVRVSDVARVELGAADYSSNTYLSNQPTVILGVFQRPGSNALASAQAIEHELETMSKTFPKGLEYRVIYNPTEFIAQSIDAVYHTLGEAILLVVLVVIVFLQKWRAAIIPVVAIPVSLIGTMAVLLPLGYSLNNLSLFGLVLAIGIVVDDAIVVVENVERNLARGMTPLKAAQTSMDEVSGALVAIVLVLLAVFLPTLFLNGLSGAFYKQFAVTISAATAISLLVSLTLSPALAALLLRGHEGEPRGRIGRVTQRGADWFNRGFERMSNGYASLTRKLVTRPKRMMVTYVGLIAATVGMFWVTPVGFIPAQDQGYFLTVIQLPPGSSLERTDEVMRKVVARILPIPGVKGSVMLAGFDGPSQTLAPNSAAAYVPLLSFEERAKLGVSYAGIMNEARKRTADINEAMLLVVPPPLIQGIGSAGGYRMMVQDRAEHGYEALGKTAYGLIGQANQTPGLQQIYTFFNTATPRVFADIDRRKADMLGVPPERVFEALNVYLGSAFVNDFNMLGRTYRVTAQADTPFRATEADIANLKTRSNSGQMVPIGSVSTFENKTGPYRVTRYNLFPAVEVDGDTAPGYSSGASLDTMEKIASELPAGYSAEWTGIAFQQKMAGSTAGLVFGLAVLFVFLVLAAQYESLTMPLAIILIVPMCLLAAMAGVNLRGMDNNVLTQIGLVVLIALAAKNAILVVEFAKQAEEEDGLSPVEAAVRAARDRLRPILMTSFAFILGAVPLLIASGAGAELRQALGTAVFFGMMGVTAFGLLFTPTFYVVCRGLGQRLARRRRGSGGHAEPVLQPAE
- a CDS encoding HlyD family efflux transporter periplasmic adaptor subunit encodes the protein MNRRRLIVLALVVALAVAAFATRGFGLLPARPDTELSLFGNVDIREVDMGFRVGGRIAGIGVDEGARVRQGQLLATLDTATIDSRIAESDARVAQAQANYDKARNGARVQDVGQARARVAAAQAVYDNTQRDFVRRQALVEPGAISRDLWEQTRSERDRAAAQLAEARQGLSLLRAGTRPEDVAAAAAELKSAQAARASVGTDQSDTRLVAATAGTVVTRAREPGAIVQPGETVLTLSIDRPMRVRAYVAETDLSRVSPGMKVQVKADGNAKAYRGTIGYIAPRAEFTPKSVETENLRTDLVYQVRVIVDDPDDALRQGQPVTIAVIGARARHED
- a CDS encoding efflux RND transporter periplasmic adaptor subunit; this encodes MNMITRIDAVEPDQAPPGPSPKRRPLWHKGAFVALPIVLVAGGLGLANRQAPAIAAPPPPTVTVAQPLVRQVNEWDDYVGRFEASRSVEVRPRVSGQVVGIHFTDGAIVQKGQLLFSLDSRPFAAALAEARAGVATAQSDLALAESDLGRAERLVAVEAVSKSDVERLQARVRAARASVAAAQARVRARSLDVEFTQVRAPIAGRISDRKVDAGNLVAAGEGAGSSLLTTINSLDPIYFSFDGSEALFLKAKRAAEAGGAESPVEIRLQDEPDYRWKGRLDFTDNGLDPKSGTMRGRAVLTNPGMFLTPGMFGNMRLSAGGTSSALMVPDVAVSTDQARKIVMVVGKQGTLEPRQVQVGPVVNGLRVIRTGLTPQDRVVIAGAQLVQQPGVKVQIRQGKVEPLKAAETPVISAPVTGEATFAR